One stretch of Candidatus Binatus sp. DNA includes these proteins:
- a CDS encoding MBL fold metallo-hydrolase, giving the protein MRSARRWRARIAAPAIAIALALILALAKFVNAPYAQSMDGNGNHSRPRLEPSSWPDSALTIASLGHAAVLMNFFGTRLISDPSLYDRVGLSIGPIVTIGPKRHVDPPLAPAQIGPLDLILITHAHMDHLDLPSLKSLPRSAVVIACEKCAPLIAPLGFADIRELKWGEQTTVNGLTISAMGARHWGKRWPWGQTFGYNTYVLDKNGHRVMLGCDSAVTNLFADIASNPPEVAIFSIGAYNPWIWNHANPEQVWSMFQQTHARYLVPIHWGTFRLSNEPMEEPLRRLIAASGAEQNRIVLREIGGAWTLPESAEAHDRAAAANAR; this is encoded by the coding sequence ATGAGATCGGCGCGAAGATGGCGCGCGCGGATTGCGGCCCCGGCAATCGCGATCGCGTTGGCGCTGATCCTTGCACTGGCGAAATTCGTGAACGCGCCGTACGCTCAGTCCATGGACGGAAACGGCAATCACTCGCGGCCTCGTCTCGAGCCGTCGTCGTGGCCCGACAGCGCACTCACGATCGCGAGCCTTGGGCATGCCGCGGTGCTGATGAATTTTTTCGGCACCCGCCTGATCAGTGATCCAAGTTTGTACGATCGCGTCGGCTTGTCGATCGGACCGATCGTGACGATCGGACCCAAGCGGCACGTCGATCCTCCGCTCGCGCCCGCCCAGATTGGCCCGCTCGACCTCATCCTGATCACGCACGCGCACATGGATCATCTCGATCTGCCGTCGCTGAAGTCGTTACCCAGAAGCGCGGTCGTTATCGCGTGCGAGAAATGTGCGCCGCTGATCGCGCCGCTCGGCTTCGCCGATATCCGCGAACTCAAGTGGGGCGAACAGACTACCGTCAACGGTTTGACGATCAGCGCGATGGGCGCGCGGCATTGGGGCAAGCGATGGCCGTGGGGCCAGACCTTCGGCTACAACACTTACGTGCTCGACAAGAATGGGCATCGCGTGATGCTGGGATGCGACAGCGCGGTGACGAACCTGTTCGCCGATATCGCGTCGAATCCGCCCGAGGTCGCGATCTTTTCGATTGGCGCATACAACCCATGGATCTGGAATCACGCCAATCCGGAGCAGGTGTGGTCGATGTTCCAGCAGACGCACGCCCGCTACCTGGTGCCGATTCATTGGGGCACCTTCAGGTTGTCGAACGAGCCGATGGAAGAGCCGCTGCGAAGATTGATCGCGGCGTCCGGCGCGGAACAAAACCGAATCGTACTGCGCGAGATCGGCGGCGCCTGGACCCTGCCCGAATCGGCTGAGGCGCACGATAGGGCCGCCGCCGCTAACGCGCGCTAG
- a CDS encoding thioredoxin domain-containing protein has protein sequence MARSKEPALPAGALKSASSMYLRQAAASPIRWQPWSASSFALARSLNRPVLIDIGAIWCHWCHVMDETTYSDPEIAAILNRNFVPVKVDTDERPDIDAYYQSAASHLTGAGGWPLTCFTTSTGALFFAAGYVPPRPGAGPGGSGGKNTSMLPLIRRIADLYAHDRVALERQAEANAAKLKVQPVADRPPQTGLDALRAEILAGLQRSYDRKTGGFGAGSGPRFYDFPAIRLALAHGFYGHPEFTAMSLDTLRKIAAGGVFDQLGGGFHRYSTDQNWAVPHFEKLGYDNAMALEAYAEAYEASGDQELARVARSIAGYVNRELLDPKTHAFYSHQDADSFKGDDGSYYTWTIDEVNLALPPEEARAAIIFFGMDHKPARAPDGRIVLRRAVDAAQLAARLKISEGQARAMIDQITASMLAARARRKIPQVDRAVMTDRNALMCDAYLVASAALDDEHLKQIALDDLDFILSHLRESGGSFRHVWSGGRARVSGLASDQVYLLNALANAYQYSDEAKYLSEARALATIVLKDFREPILNLIVDRKGADKVAPVVETIGGRQVFYDMPMPSVQASAALAMRKLELITGDASYAKAASDLIGGAAPAGVAAMAGSVGTLGLALEYRAHPDSVIAIGGATSNETSAALMKTALAAYRPGKVVTRIESRGSSAKKYN, from the coding sequence TTGGCGCGATCGAAAGAGCCGGCGCTGCCGGCAGGAGCGCTCAAATCGGCGTCGAGCATGTATTTGCGCCAGGCCGCCGCGAGCCCGATTCGATGGCAGCCGTGGAGCGCGTCGTCGTTTGCACTCGCGCGCTCTCTGAACCGTCCCGTGCTGATCGATATCGGCGCGATCTGGTGCCATTGGTGCCACGTGATGGACGAGACCACGTACTCGGACCCCGAAATCGCCGCGATACTGAACCGCAACTTCGTGCCGGTGAAAGTCGATACCGACGAGCGGCCCGATATCGACGCCTATTACCAGAGCGCGGCGAGCCATCTCACGGGAGCGGGCGGATGGCCGCTAACCTGCTTCACGACTTCGACCGGCGCGCTCTTTTTCGCCGCGGGCTACGTGCCGCCGCGACCAGGCGCGGGCCCCGGTGGAAGCGGCGGGAAGAATACGTCGATGCTGCCGTTGATCCGCCGTATCGCCGATTTGTACGCGCACGATCGCGTCGCGCTCGAACGCCAGGCGGAGGCGAACGCGGCAAAACTGAAAGTCCAGCCGGTGGCGGATCGTCCGCCGCAGACAGGCCTGGATGCGCTGCGAGCTGAGATTCTGGCCGGGCTGCAGCGCTCATACGATCGCAAAACCGGCGGGTTCGGCGCCGGCTCGGGACCACGCTTCTATGATTTCCCGGCGATTCGCCTAGCTCTCGCGCACGGATTTTACGGGCATCCGGAGTTCACCGCGATGTCGCTCGACACGCTGCGCAAGATCGCGGCGGGCGGAGTATTCGATCAACTGGGCGGCGGGTTTCATCGCTACTCGACCGACCAGAATTGGGCGGTGCCGCACTTCGAAAAACTCGGCTACGACAACGCGATGGCGCTGGAAGCATACGCGGAGGCGTACGAAGCGAGCGGCGACCAGGAACTCGCGCGGGTGGCGCGATCGATCGCCGGCTACGTGAATCGCGAACTACTCGATCCGAAGACGCATGCATTTTATTCGCATCAGGACGCCGATTCGTTCAAAGGCGACGACGGCAGCTACTACACCTGGACCATCGACGAAGTGAACCTCGCGCTGCCGCCCGAGGAGGCGCGCGCTGCGATCATTTTCTTCGGGATGGATCACAAGCCGGCGCGCGCGCCCGACGGACGAATCGTGCTGCGGCGCGCGGTCGATGCGGCGCAACTGGCCGCTCGCCTGAAAATCTCCGAGGGGCAGGCGCGCGCGATGATCGACCAGATCACTGCATCGATGCTTGCGGCGCGAGCGCGGCGCAAAATCCCGCAAGTGGATCGGGCCGTGATGACCGATCGGAACGCGCTGATGTGTGATGCGTACCTGGTCGCCTCGGCCGCGCTCGACGACGAGCATCTCAAGCAGATTGCGCTTGACGATTTGGATTTTATCCTCAGCCATCTTCGCGAATCCGGCGGCAGCTTTCGTCACGTGTGGTCGGGCGGCCGCGCGCGAGTGTCGGGGCTCGCCAGCGACCAGGTTTATCTGCTGAATGCGCTCGCGAACGCCTATCAGTACTCCGACGAAGCAAAATATCTGAGTGAGGCGCGCGCGCTCGCCACCATCGTGTTGAAGGATTTTCGCGAGCCAATCTTGAATCTGATCGTCGATCGAAAAGGCGCCGACAAGGTCGCTCCCGTGGTCGAGACGATCGGGGGCCGCCAGGTTTTTTATGACATGCCGATGCCGTCGGTGCAGGCGTCCGCTGCGCTTGCGATGAGGAAATTGGAGCTGATCACCGGCGACGCGAGTTACGCGAAGGCAGCGAGCGATCTGATCGGCGGCGCGGCGCCAGCGGGTGTGGCTGCGATGGCGGGATCGGTCGGCACGCTCGGACTCGCGCTCGAATATCGCGCGCATCCTGATTCGGTGATCGCGATCGGCGGAGCAACGTCGAACGAAACCAGCGCGGCGCTGATGAAGACCGCGCTTGCCGCGTATCGGCCGGGCAAAGTTGTGACGCGAATCGAATCGCGCGGCTCAAGTGCAAAGAAGTACAATTAA
- a CDS encoding methyltransferase, which produces MDFSQLAALAGGHAEARAIQTALKLGLFESVAHGRCDADALAASLKADRRAVGVLADALTALDLLAKTGKQYDLADIARRFLIKSSAEYLGDLILFDEALFETWAHLEQTIRTGAPARTPDMFQVKPDETERFIRAMDSLTRARGDATYVAERLDLSEFPIIADLGGGPGTYVAAMLRRWPHLRAAIFDLPATLEVARQIIAEREPDLAPRIDLIPLNYRKVELPGRCSAIFMSNIIHSEDEATNADLMRKCFRALNSGGIAVVKDHIMNEELTEPKAGAIFSLYLLLTTRGRDYSFSEVSGWLRGAGFIDIRLESLPSPPFTSSMVIARKP; this is translated from the coding sequence ATGGATTTCTCCCAACTCGCAGCGCTGGCCGGAGGTCACGCCGAAGCGCGCGCGATTCAGACCGCGCTCAAGCTTGGGCTGTTCGAGAGCGTCGCGCATGGCCGATGCGACGCTGATGCGCTGGCGGCGTCGCTCAAGGCCGATCGGCGCGCGGTCGGAGTGCTGGCCGACGCGCTCACGGCGCTCGATTTGCTCGCGAAAACCGGGAAACAATACGACCTCGCCGATATCGCTCGCCGCTTCCTGATCAAATCTTCGGCTGAATATCTTGGCGACCTGATCTTGTTCGACGAGGCGCTGTTCGAAACGTGGGCGCATCTCGAACAAACCATCCGCACCGGCGCGCCCGCGCGCACGCCGGATATGTTCCAGGTCAAGCCCGATGAGACCGAGCGCTTCATTCGAGCGATGGACAGCCTCACGCGCGCGCGCGGCGACGCAACCTACGTCGCCGAGCGGCTCGATCTCAGCGAGTTTCCGATCATCGCGGACCTGGGCGGCGGTCCGGGAACTTACGTCGCGGCGATGCTGCGGCGATGGCCCCATCTGCGCGCCGCGATTTTCGACCTGCCGGCGACGCTCGAGGTCGCGCGCCAAATCATCGCCGAGCGCGAGCCCGATCTCGCGCCGCGCATCGATCTCATCCCGCTCAACTACCGCAAGGTCGAGTTGCCGGGCCGCTGTAGCGCCATCTTCATGTCGAATATAATTCACAGCGAAGACGAGGCGACCAACGCCGACCTGATGCGCAAATGCTTTCGCGCGCTGAATTCCGGCGGCATCGCAGTCGTCAAAGATCACATCATGAATGAGGAATTGACGGAGCCGAAGGCGGGCGCGATTTTCTCGCTCTACCTGCTGCTCACCACGCGCGGCCGCGATTATTCGTTCAGCGAAGTTTCGGGATGGCTCCGCGGCGCAGGCTTTATCGACATTCGACTGGAGTCGTTGCCGAGTCCGCCGTTCACCTCTTCGATGGTGATCGCGCGCAAACCGTGA
- a CDS encoding helix-turn-helix domain-containing protein, which yields MRWAAVKDMRCSVARTLSVVGERWTMLILREAFLGRHRFDEFQQGTGIARNILSSRLRDLVEKGIFERARADGEQGRVEYRLTEKGLDLYPVLIALMRWGDTWLCDETGPPLTLVHRNCGATTAPTMVCSECGEHLAAREVVAVPQKTAHRARREARIDRKRAPG from the coding sequence ATGCGATGGGCCGCGGTCAAAGACATGCGATGCTCGGTCGCACGGACGTTATCGGTCGTCGGCGAGCGCTGGACGATGCTGATATTGCGCGAGGCGTTCCTGGGCCGGCATCGCTTTGACGAATTTCAGCAGGGGACCGGAATCGCGCGCAACATCCTCAGTTCGCGGCTGCGCGACCTCGTCGAAAAGGGCATCTTCGAGCGCGCGCGCGCCGACGGCGAGCAGGGACGCGTCGAGTACCGGCTCACGGAAAAAGGCTTGGACCTTTATCCGGTGCTGATTGCGCTGATGCGATGGGGCGATACGTGGCTCTGCGACGAAACGGGGCCGCCGCTCACGCTGGTGCATCGCAACTGCGGCGCGACCACGGCTCCCACGATGGTCTGTTCGGAGTGCGGAGAGCATCTCGCGGCGCGCGAAGTCGTCGCGGTTCCGCAAAAAACAGCGCATCGCGCACGGCGCGAAGCGCGAATCGATCGCAAGCGCGCGCCCGGCTGA
- a CDS encoding site-specific DNA-methyltransferase, which translates to MPAPGVIYSGDCVEVMRDWPDGIFDACITDPPYNMSRRKGLKWAFSSHVTMSELWDRFSNDDYFDFTRRWLAEVIRVVRPNGNILVFGSFHNIYVIGFILEHVLGRRILQQITWFKPNAQPNITGRLPTESTEYIIWACNNTPEHAAKWTFDYAESKAINGGKQLRNLWTFPCTPRSERSAGAHPSQKPAALLTRIVKLWTRPDDLILDCFLGTGTTAVAAKVLGRRWIGIEKDSAYGDIAARRIADAIE; encoded by the coding sequence ATGCCCGCGCCGGGTGTGATCTATTCCGGCGATTGCGTCGAGGTGATGCGCGATTGGCCCGACGGTATCTTCGACGCGTGCATCACGGACCCGCCGTACAACATGAGCCGCCGCAAGGGCCTCAAGTGGGCGTTCAGCTCCCACGTCACGATGAGCGAGCTGTGGGATCGCTTCAGCAACGACGACTACTTCGATTTCACGCGGCGCTGGCTTGCGGAGGTCATTCGCGTGGTGCGGCCGAACGGGAACATCCTGGTGTTCGGCAGCTTCCACAATATCTACGTGATCGGATTTATTCTCGAGCACGTGCTCGGGCGCCGAATCCTGCAGCAGATAACCTGGTTCAAGCCGAACGCGCAGCCGAATATTACCGGGCGGCTGCCGACCGAGAGCACCGAGTACATCATCTGGGCGTGCAACAACACGCCCGAGCACGCGGCGAAGTGGACATTCGATTATGCAGAATCGAAGGCGATCAACGGCGGCAAGCAGTTGCGCAATCTGTGGACGTTTCCGTGCACGCCACGCTCGGAGCGGAGTGCCGGCGCGCATCCATCGCAGAAGCCGGCGGCGCTGCTGACAAGAATCGTGAAGCTGTGGACGCGGCCCGACGATTTAATCCTCGATTGTTTTCTCGGCACGGGTACGACCGCAGTTGCGGCGAAGGTGCTCGGGCGGCGATGGATCGGTATCGAGAAGGACTCGGCGTACGGCGATATTGCGGCGCGGCGAATCGCCGATGCGATCGAATAA
- a CDS encoding CAP domain-containing protein, translating to MSGKSATRRRPSRAPHGPAKVIRIPTPKVVKRRRAIRAGFGLLILSLIGAILARLYWTRTAPPTPEKVSGLSEQESEILGLVNEERARAGQQPLKFSPRLAVIARGHSYDMAMRHYLAHESPEGVAPADRIAGVGIGYHAVGENIYMDDYGDPNAVPTHAMRRWLGSPAHQANLLSGKFTETGVGIAHASDGSTYVTQDFVR from the coding sequence ATGAGCGGTAAATCAGCCACCCGCCGACGTCCGTCGCGTGCGCCGCACGGTCCTGCCAAAGTCATCCGCATCCCAACGCCCAAAGTCGTCAAACGCCGCCGTGCGATCAGGGCTGGTTTCGGCCTTCTCATTCTATCACTGATAGGGGCGATTCTCGCGCGGCTTTATTGGACGCGGACCGCGCCGCCGACGCCCGAAAAAGTCTCGGGCCTTTCCGAACAGGAATCCGAAATTCTGGGCCTGGTGAATGAGGAGCGCGCGCGGGCCGGACAGCAACCGCTGAAATTCTCGCCACGGCTCGCCGTGATCGCGCGCGGCCACAGCTACGACATGGCGATGCGCCATTATCTTGCGCATGAAAGCCCCGAAGGAGTCGCGCCCGCCGATCGAATCGCTGGCGTCGGAATCGGCTACCACGCAGTCGGCGAAAACATCTACATGGACGACTATGGCGATCCGAACGCCGTGCCGACGCACGCGATGCGCCGATGGCTCGGCAGTCCGGCGCATCAGGCGAACCTGCTGTCGGGGAAATTTACCGAAACCGGCGTCGGCATCGCCCACGCGTCGGACGGCAGCACCTACGTCACGCAAGATTTCGTCCGCTGA